AGCCGCGATACGGCAAGCCTGCAGCATGTCTGGGCCTGGCTGGTGGCGGGGCTGATCATCTATGTTCCCGCCAATCTCTATCCGATGCTGCGGACAACCCAGGCCTTCCGATCGCAGGAGAGCACGATCGTCGGCGGCGTGGTCGATCTCGTACATCACGGTGCCATTGCCATTGCAGCCATCGTCTTTATCGCGAGCGTCGTTATCCCGGTCGGGAAGTTCATTGTCATCGCCTACCTCGCCGTGCTCCTGTCACAACCTGGGCCAAAGAACGCCCATCGCCTGCACATCTTGTATGAGGCGGTCGAATTCATCGGACGTTGGTCCATGATCGACGTGTTCGTCGTCGCCATTCTGGTCGCCCTTGTACAGTTCGATGTGCTGGCGTCCATTCAACCCGGATTCGCCGCGGCCTGCTTCGCGCTTTCCGTGGTTTTCACCATGCTTTCGGCCCAAGCTTTCGATCCAAGGATGATCTGGGACGCAACCGATGAAGGAGCGCCACATGACGCCTGAGGACAACACGACAGTCACCCGACCGAAGGTGGAGACCAGGAAGCGGAGGTTTTCGCTCGTCTGGCTGATGCCGGTTCTGGCCATTGCCATCTCCGCCTATGTCGTATGGAACAACTACAATCAACGCGGTCCGCTGATCACCATTGTCCTTCAGTCGGGTGCAGGCATCAGTGCCGGCGCGACGGAAGTGCGTATCCGCGACCTGAAAGTCGGCGTGGTCGAGGATATCGGCTTCTCCGACGGCATGGCGGCGGTCGAGGTGAAGGTGCGGCTGGACAAGGACATCGTCGGCTACGTCGATGAAGACGCGCAATTCTGGCTTGTGGAACCGCAGGTCACCGCGCGCGGTGTGACGGGGATTGGGACGCTACTTT
This DNA window, taken from Peteryoungia algae, encodes the following:
- a CDS encoding paraquat-inducible protein A, which encodes MMTARDHGLLTCRSCGLLAEPQASSCKRCDSPLASRDTASLQHVWAWLVAGLIIYVPANLYPMLRTTQAFRSQESTIVGGVVDLVHHGAIAIAAIVFIASVVIPVGKFIVIAYLAVLLSQPGPKNAHRLHILYEAVEFIGRWSMIDVFVVAILVALVQFDVLASIQPGFAAACFALSVVFTMLSAQAFDPRMIWDATDEGAPHDA